One part of the Caldicoprobacter guelmensis genome encodes these proteins:
- the rpsM gene encoding 30S ribosomal protein S13, producing MARIAGVDLPREKRVEIALTYIYGIGRAKANEILAATGVNPDTRVKDLTEEEVAKLRDYIDKNVKVEGDLRREVALNIKRLIEIGCYRGIRHRRGLPVRGQRTRSNARTRKGPRPGIGTRKKKQQGGV from the coding sequence ATGGCACGAATTGCCGGTGTTGATCTGCCCAGGGAGAAGAGGGTGGAGATTGCTCTGACATATATTTATGGCATTGGCAGGGCAAAAGCCAATGAAATCTTGGCGGCTACAGGAGTCAATCCCGATACCAGGGTAAAGGATTTAACCGAAGAAGAAGTAGCCAAGTTAAGGGATTATATTGACAAAAATGTAAAGGTCGAAGGTGACCTGCGCAGGGAAGTTGCCCTTAACATAAAGAGATTAATAGAAATTGGCTGCTATAGAGGGATAAGGCATAGGAGAGGTTTGCCGGTTCGCGGGCAAAGGACGAGGTCCAATGCGCGTACCAGAAAAGGTCCGAGACCGGGTATTGGTACAAGAAAGAAGAAGCAGCAAGGAGGCGTGTGA